A window from Rhineura floridana isolate rRhiFlo1 chromosome 19, rRhiFlo1.hap2, whole genome shotgun sequence encodes these proteins:
- the LOC133373171 gene encoding 2'-5'-oligoadenylate synthase 1-like — protein MALYETEGRRLDKFIFDTLQPSEAFLGQVRSAIRVICEFLRENCFKDAPPPQIQVLKVIKGGSSKKGTALKGGSDADLVVFLDIFKGYEDQERDRKLIIQEMEKRLKECKEKKGIEVDIKPTSWSNLRVLSFKLRSRDFEESIEFDVLPAYNALGQYNGTKPSPQVYIDLIKSSNGRWGQFSPCFTELQRDFIIERPTKVKSLIRLVKHWYKEYVCPHKPELKKGESLPPQYALELLVVYSWEQGSHTTDFDMAEGFQTVLWLLQQYRDLCIFWTINYDFQNETLKRYLQDQLRHPRPVILDPADPTGIVGKGSRWDLLAKEAEYCSHQKCCKKFDGSPVAPWAVPVKPTLSEGWCTAL, from the exons ATGGCACTTTATGAAACCGAAGGGAGGAGGCTGGACAAGTTCATTTTTGACACCCTCCAGCCCAGTGAGGCCTTCCTGGGTCAGGTCCGCAGTGCCATCAGAGTCATCTGCGAGTTCCTGCGGGAGAACTGCTTCAAAGACGCCCCCCCACCCCAGATCCAGGTGCTGAAGGTGATTAAG GGAGGCTCTTCGAAGAAAGGCACAGCTCTGAAAGGGGGCTCGGATGCCGACCTCGTGGTGTTCCTCGACATCTTCAAAGGCTACGAAGACCAGGAAAGAGACAGGAAGCTGATCATCCAGGAGATGGAGAAGAGGCTCAAGGAGTGCAAAGAGAAGAAGGGGATTGAAGTCGATATTAAGCCGACATCGTGGTCAAACCTGCGGGTGCTGAGCTTCAAGCTCCGCTCAAGGGATTTCGAAGAGTCCATTGAATTTGACGTGTTGCCAGCCTACAACGCTCTCG GCCAGTACAACGGCACCAAGCCCAGTCCTCAGGTGTACATTGACCTGATCAAAAGCAGCAATGGCCGTTGGGGTCAGTTCTCTCCTTGCTTCACGGAATTGCAGAGGGATTTCATCATCGAGCGCCCCACCAAGGTGAAGAGTCTCATCAGGCTGGTGAAACACTGGTACAAAGAG tATGTATGTCCACACAAACCAGAGCTCAAAAAGGGGGAATCGTTACCCCCACAGTATGCCCTGGAGCTGCTGGTCGTCTACTCCTGGGAGCAGGGAAGTCACACAACAGATTTTGACATGGCAGAAGGGTTCCAGACAGTGCTGTGGCTTCTCCAGCAATACAGAGACCTCTGCATATTTTGGACGATAAACTATGACTTTCAGAATGAGACCCTCAAGCGATACCTGCAAGACCAGCTCCGACACCCCAG GCCAGTCATCCTGGACCCGGCTGATCCAACTGGGATCGTAGGAAAAGGGAGTCGCTGGGATCTGCTGGCTAAAGAAGCTGAATATTGTTCTCATCAGAAATGCTGCAAGAAATTTGATGGATCTCCAGTCGCTCCTTGGGCTGTTCCGGTGAAG ccgacgCTCTCTGAGGGATGGTGCACAGCTCTCTGA